A single region of the Eleginops maclovinus isolate JMC-PN-2008 ecotype Puerto Natales chromosome 16, JC_Emac_rtc_rv5, whole genome shotgun sequence genome encodes:
- the LOC134878409 gene encoding 5-hydroxytryptamine receptor 3A-like, protein MSALRTLAFLALVGVSSCQTSDCSYVGLLTHLNLTTTNDLLATMRPVKSWTTPTLVQLDMLLYGILEVDEKCQTVTSHIWIEMGWTNELLTWNSTEFCGINMLTIPRTRLWIPDIEILEDASDTGSIQKSSVVILYPNGSMVATTRERLTSTCRLDLFLFPFDTQECDISFSSMSSEATAIELRSLNSGRTLTQISELFMVTKGEWDLKHMKIMSLNLTKANGHRSKLLYKVSITRKPMLYVINFIIPLLFFLVLDLASFFISKERGEKLSFKVTILLSISVMLLILKDILPSTEANVPMIAKYCLCIFCLVGLSVLEAMLVGYLYDLDGCCCKTAQSPADTQEDIHLEVDNQKEPAGVDEMAEKSSLPLDGPVDGGLLKLILQEVKAARQEVEEHKDQRKAGRYRRAALIVDRVFFFFYFVVVGLFVSYMNTLWVTYYF, encoded by the exons ATGTCAGCCCTCAGGACTCTAGCTTTTCTAGCTTTAGTTG GTGTTTCCAGCTGTCAGACTTCAGACTGCTCATACGTTGGTCTTCTGACACATTTGAACCTGACGACAACTAATGATCTTCTGGCAACCATGCGACCCGTGAAGAGCTGGACTACACCCACCCTGGTTCAGCTGGACATGTTGTTGTACGGCATTTTAGAAGTG GATGAGAAGTGTCAGACGGTTACGAGTCACATTTGGATCGAAATG ggTTGGACAAATGAATTGTTAACTTGGAATTCCACTGAATTTTGCGGTATAAATATGCTGACCATTCCAAGAACCAGGCTTTGGATCCCAGATATAGAAATCTTGGAAGA TGCTTCTGATACTGGGAGCATTCAAAAAAGTTCAGTCGTCATTTTGTATCCAAATGGTTCGATGGTGGCGACCACAAGAGAGCGGCTTACTTCCACCTGTCGGTTGGATCTCTTCCTGTTCCCTTTTGATACACAAGAGtgtgacatttcattttcatccaTGAGCTCAGAAG CAACTGCTATAGAACTAAGGTCACTCAACAGTGGCAGAACCCTCACTCAAATCTCAGAGCTGTTCATGGTTACAAAGGGTGAATGGGATCTCAAACACATGAAAATTATGAGTTTAAATTTAACCAAAGCAAATGGACATAGAAGCAAACTTTTATACAAG gtctCAATTACCAGGAAGCCGATGCTTTATGTGATCAATTTTATCATTCCCCTGCTCTTTTTTCTGGTTCTGGATTTGGCGTCATTCTTCATCAGTAAGGAAAGAGGTGAAAAGCTGAGCTTCAAAGTGACTATACTCCTGTCCATCTCTGTCATGCTGCTGATTCTTAAGGACATTTTGCCCTCCACTGAAGCAAACGTGCCAATGATCG CCAAATACTGCCTTTGTATCTTCTGCTTGGTGGGGTTGAGCGTCCTGGAGGCCATGCTGGTGGGCTACCTATACGACCTCGATGGTTGCTGCTGCAAGACGGCTCAAAGCCCTGCTGACACCCAAGAGGATATCCATTTGGAAGTCGACAATCAGAAAG AGCCTGCTGGAGTTGACGAGATGGCTGAGAAAAGTTCCCTTCCTCTGGATGGGCCCGTTGACGGCGGCCTGCTTAAACTGATCCTGCAGGAAGTGAAGGCAGCTCGACAGGAAGTTGAAGAACACAAAGACCAGAGAAAGGCCGGACGCTACAGAAGGGCGGCTCTAATCGTAGACcgtgtcttctttttcttctattttgTAGTCGTTGGCCTTTTTGTCTCGTACATGAATACATTATGGGTTACATATTACTTTTGA
- the LOC134877607 gene encoding 5-hydroxytryptamine receptor 3A-like, which produces MSALRTLAFLALVGVSSSQTSDCSYVGLLTHLNLTTTNDLLATMRPVKSWTTPTLVQLDMLLYGILEVDEKTQTVTTHIWVEMRWTNEFLTWNPEDFCEVNVLTVPQSKLWLPDVQILEDVSDTSSIHRSSVVNLYPNGTLSAPARQRMTSTCWLNLLMFPFDTQECNITFSSINSDGSAIQLGSVNTDKTLTLISEKLMITKGEWELTKMEIIVFNGTKTTGRRHELTYKVIIARKPMLYVINLIIPLLYFLVLDFASFFISEDRGEKLSFKVTILLSISVMLLILKDILPSTEKKLPWIASYCVAIFTIVGLSVLEAMLVGYLYDLDGCCCKTAQSPADAQVDIQLEDNNPKEPAGAKYIPEKSSLPLDRLNGYDLLKLILEKVKATQQEVEEQNKDQRKPGRCRRAAVIIDSVFFALYFLTDLVFLSYMNTHWFSAIYSY; this is translated from the exons GTGTTTCCAGCAGTCAGACTTCAGACTGCTCATACGTTGGTCTTCTGACACATTTGAACCTGACGACAACTAATGATCTTCTGGCAACCATGCGACCCGTGAAGAGCTGGACTACACCCACCCTGGTTCAGCTGGACATGTTGTTGTACGGGATTTTAGAAGTG GATGAGAAGACTCAGACAGTCACCACTCACATCTGGGTCGAAATG CGTTGGACTAATGAATTCCTAACCTGGAATCCAGAAGACTTCTGTGAGGTTAATGTGCTGACTGTTCCACAATCCAAGCTGTGGTTGCCAGATGTACAAATCCTAGAGGA tgtcTCTGATACTAGCAGTATTCACAGAAGTTCAGTCGTCAATTTGTATCCCAACGGCACGCTGTCAGCACCCGCACGACAGCGGATGACCTCCACCTGTTGGCTGAATCTCCTCATGTTCCCCTTTGACACACAAGAGTGTAACATCACATTTTCATCTATCAACTCAGACG GCAGCGCTATACAACTGGGGTCAGTCAACACTGACAAAACCCTTACTCTCATCTCTGAGAAGTTAATGATTACAAAAGGAGAATGGGAACTCACCAAAAtggaaataattgtatttaatggTACCAAAACAACTGGAAGAAGACACGAACTCACATACAAG gtcaTAATCGCAAGGAAGCCGATGCTTTATGTGATCAATTTAATCATTCCCCTGCTCTATTTTCTGGTTCTGGATTTCGCCTCATTTTTCATCAGTGAGGACAGAGGTGAAAAGCTAAGCTTCAAAGTGACTATACTCCTGTCCATCTCCGTCATGCTGCTGATTCTAAAGGATATTTTGCCCTCCACTGAAAAAAAGCTGCCATGGATTG CCAGCTACTGCGTTGCGATCTTCACCATTGTGGGGTTGAGCGTCCTGGAGGCCATGCTGGTGGGCTACCTATATGACCTCGATGGTTGCTGCTGTAAGACAGCTCAAAGCCCTGCTGACGCCCAAGTAGATATTCAACTGGAAGACAACAATCCGAAAG AGCCTGCTGGAGCAAAATATATCCCTGAGAAAAGTTCCCTTCCTCTAGATAGGCTCAATGGTTATGACCTGCTGAAACTGATCCTGGAAAAGGTGAAGGCAACCCAACAGGAAgttgaagaacaaaacaaagaccAGAGAAAGCCCGGACGCTGCAGAAGAGCGGCTGTAATCATAGACAGTGTCTTCTTTgccctttattttttaactgatttagtttttttgtcatACATGAATACACACTGGTTTTCAGCAATATATTCTTATTGA